The region GTAATGGATGCTAAAGATAATTTTATAGCTTCAAGAATGATGTTTAATTTCTTGAATAATACTTTAATAACAAACTTTTGGGATAAAATAGATAAACCAACTAATAGTAATCTTATTAAGAATTTTAAAGACAGTATAAATATATGGCTAAATGGCTTACAAGCTTCTGGAATGTTAATAGGTGGAAGAATAGAATTTAGAGCAGAAGATAATCCTAAAACATCACTTTTAGATGGAAAAGTAAAGTTTAAAATTTATTTTAGTCCAGCATTGCCTATGGAATATGCTGAATTTGATTGTGAGATAGATACAGATTATTATAATAATTTATTTTCAGCTTAAAAATACAGTTTAAGGAGTGATAAAAAATGAAAATACCAGAAAAAATAGCAAACTATCTGCTATATGTTGATGGTTCTAGAGATCAAACTGCTTTGGTAGATGTTGATTTACCCGATATCCAATTTATGACAGAAACAATATCAGGAGCGGGGATAATGGGTGAAATGGAGTCAATAACCCCTGGGCATACCTCAGTTCTTACTTTAGCTCTAAATATTAGAGCTATAATTGGGAATGATTTCAAGGTATTGGAACCGAGAGCTTATAACTTGGAAATAAAAGCTGGGATACAGTCATATGATGAAACTGAAGGGAAAATAACGACAGGAAAATTAAGTATTATGGCGAGAGGAATTCCAAAAGGATTTTCATTAGGAAAAGCTTCAGTTGGAAAAGCAACCGATAGTAAAAGAGAATTTACTATTAATTATTTGAAAATTGAATATGATGATACAGAGGTTCTTGAGTTAGATAAGACAAATATGATTTTTAGACTTAATGGAATTGATTATTCAGCAGATTTAAGAACTGCTATGGGAATGTAAGGGGGATAAATGCAATTAAGTAGACCAATTGTTATAAAAAATATTGATGGAACTGAAAAAAGAATAGAAGAAGTAAATATAACTAAAGAAAACTTTACTGCAAGATCCATATTAGAAGCAGAAAGAGAATTTTTACTAAATGAAGGATTTGGATTACCTACAAATGTTCCATTTGAAAATTTAAGAGCTTATCAAGGATATATAGCAGCTAAGATAATAGGATGTAGATATAATGAATTGATAGGATTACCAGGAGATGACTTTTTAAAAATTACGGCAGTGATAAAGGGTTTCTTAGATGGCTTGGATTGGGAAATCTTAACGGATCTGATATCAGAAAAGTCGGACTCATTATTGCAAAAGAAACGAGAACAAGTTTAGAGTACTGGCTAGACCTTCCAATTTACGAGTGGGCGGAATGGCTAGAAACTATTAATGAAATACTAGATGAGAAAAATAAATAAGTGGTTGCTCTTACTATGGTTATATAGTATACTCATAGTAAGAGGTGAGATAGTATGATAACTAGCTTAAAAGAAGAATGGCGAAGAGTAAGAACAGATATGAAAAAAATTTCTTTAGAATATAAGAAAAAGTCTATTAAAGATAGAGAAAGAATAGAAAAAGAAGCATATGAATCCTCAAAAAGAGTTGATGAATATCTAGCTGGAAATAAAGATATAAAATTGACATTTCTTGAAAAATTCATAATGATTATTCCCAAAGTATTTTTGGTTATAGCTATTTTATTCTGTATTGTTCTAGCTGTATTAGGAGCTTTTTATTGGGTAGGAATTACAGTAGCTCTATCTATAATAGTTGGATGTATACTATCAAAAATAATTTAAAATAACAATTTTTTAAACCACTTATTCAATGAGTAAGTGGTTTTTTTATTTGGAGGAAAAATGGCATTGAAGGAACTGGCAATATCTATTGGGATAGGAGCTGCATTATCTACAAGTTTTAGTAAAAATATTAAAAATGCTGGAACTTTGATGGATCAATTAAAAAATAAAACCTCAGAGTTAAAAAAAACTCAAAGAGATTTAAAAAAATATGAAAATATGCAGCTGATTAGAAAAGAAACTAGAAATGAAATAATTTATTCACAAAAAGAGTTAGCAAAATTAAAAACAAGACTTTTTGAAGTAGATAAAGAGGGAAGAACTTTAAAATCAACTTATTCTTCATTAGAAGGAGAAATAATTCAACTTACCTCTCAAAAAAAAGCACTTACTAATAGAATGTCTAGAATTTCAAAAGAAATGAAAGAAGGAAAAGGAGATAATAAAGCTCTTGCAAAAGAATATAAAAATTTGAGCCAAGAGGCTAAAAATATTACTTCAAAATTAGTCCCTTTAGAGAATGAATTAGAAAAAACAAAAAAAGAAATAAGTGCTAATTCTAAAGAAAGCAATAATTTAGGAAAACAACACCTTAATTTAGAAAATAAAATTCAATCATTAAGGGAAAAGCAAAAGAAAAATATAAATGAAATTAGAGAGACTACAAAGCAGTTAAAAGAACAGAATATCTCAATTAAAGATACAGCAAAATCTTATGAAGAACTTGAAAAGAAAGCAAGTGCATATAATAAAGCTTTAGAGAAATATCAAAAAGCTGAAGCTATAAAAGAAAAAGGCAAGAAAATAGCAACTTATGGAAATCTACCTTTAAAAGCTGCTGGAGTTGCAACTGTTGCTGGGGCTGGATTTATTTCAGAAGCTATAAAAACAGAAACAGCTTTTGCAGGAGTAAAAAAACAATTTGACTTTGAAACAGCTGAAGAAGAAGCTAAATTTAAAGAGGATTTAATAAAACTTGTCTCTGAAAAAAGAGTAGCTGTTTCCTTAGAAGAATTATATGATATGGCTGCCAATGCTGGTCAAAGTGGATTAAATAAAGATGAAGCAGTAGGCTATATAGAAGCAGCTGCTAATATGGGAATGGCTTTTAATATGAGTAGAGAACAAGCTTCGGAATATATGTTCGCCTGGAGAAATACCTTTGGTATGGATCTAAACCAATTAAAAGAGTTAAATGATCAAATTAATACTCTAGGGAATAATACAGGA is a window of Candidatus Fusobacterium pullicola DNA encoding:
- a CDS encoding phage tail sheath family protein, producing VMDAKDNFIASRMMFNFLNNTLITNFWDKIDKPTNSNLIKNFKDSINIWLNGLQASGMLIGGRIEFRAEDNPKTSLLDGKVKFKIYFSPALPMEYAEFDCEIDTDYYNNLFSA
- a CDS encoding phage major tail tube protein, which gives rise to MKIPEKIANYLLYVDGSRDQTALVDVDLPDIQFMTETISGAGIMGEMESITPGHTSVLTLALNIRAIIGNDFKVLEPRAYNLEIKAGIQSYDETEGKITTGKLSIMARGIPKGFSLGKASVGKATDSKREFTINYLKIEYDDTEVLELDKTNMIFRLNGIDYSADLRTAMGM